atcaggaggatttcaggggcagtcctcctgagtCTGAAATCCTCTAGACCTTTCAggagtgcaaatgtgaaaacggTTTTATCGATGTATTTGAATGATCAGTTTGGTCAAATGCTCTTGTTTTGTTCATGCAAAGAAACAAGACAGATTTTCAAACACAGGAAGTTGCCCCAGAAAAAAAGCCCCCATGTCGTCATAGTTACAAGAAATTACTTTTTGTTTCCTCATCTCAGAATGAGCTATGGTCACCTTAACCTAGATTATTTATATAAACCTGTAAGACTATTACACCAGGGTTAAAAATGGAACGAGAAGCTGAATGTGCTCTTTCTGTTCCCTTCTCTCGGTTGTTTCTTATTTTACGTGAAACTTTTTATCCTGCGGTCTCAGTCGAGAGTCAGAAACAGTTTTAATGTACTGTATCAATGAGAAGATTCATGGTCAGATTGAggttcaataaaataaaatgaactaaCTCGAATGCACATTTATAACGGGCAAGTTTAAAGTCTAATTGTTAGGTTTACTTTTTTACTTCGTCCCTGGGTGATATGGTGGTCTAATCCTGAACTTTCCTGAATTATActttgattaattaattaattatattcTCTAGAACTCTGTAATTACCCAGGAGAAGAATACAATGAAGAGTGCAAGAAGGGTTAGGTAAGGAGCTGCCAGGTGATGCGTTAATGCCCCCTTGTCTTGGTAAATTTCAGATCCAGAATGGGCGTCCTACAAGCtgggggtgtttgtgtgtctgaactGCTCGGGCATCCACCGCAACCTCTCCAGCCGGGTCAAATCCTTAAAGCTGGACTTCTGGGAGGACGAGCTGGTGGAGGTAAAGATCTGCTTTTTGTCATGCCTCACCCTCTAATTTGTCTCTCCATGATATGATAAAGTCCTAAGTGTGTCTTTCTCGGGTGATTGGAAGTTCATGAAATCCAACGGGAATGACAGAGTCCGACCTTTGTATGAGAAAGCTGTTCCAGCGTACTACTATCGGCCCCAGGAAAACGACAGCGCGTGAGTATACTATTAATCCAGAGTTTCtacatttttcagatttttctaCTTTCCTTATCtctttgatgtttaaataatctttGCTTGCTAAGTATTTTTTCCAGGATGTAGATGTTCTTTAAAAATGACCTGTGTGACCTGATTCCCTCATGTTagactcttgtgttttttttaaatcaaacttgaTTTGTGCAGCgcaaattcataacaaatgttatctcaaaacactttacaaaaagcaggtaaaagacttactctttgtttttgtatcaacaaagacccaacgttacagtggcaagaaaaaacgtcctttaagaggcagaatcctcgagcagaaccagactcatggtGAACAGTAATCTGATGAAACTGCGTTGAGTTTGAAAAATGGGATTGAGGGcaatgcaggaagaaggatacagataaacagagagagagggtgggggtccatagcagcaggcctTCCCCACAAAGATCCAGAGAAACCTACGAGACAAGAGAGCTCAGGTActcccaggaaaatatgtggttagtaaGTTACATGAAGGTTTTTCAGATAGTAATATGatgtgcatgtacagtatgtgatcTCCTGTTCATGAGCCGTCTCAGTTTGCTGACTGGGCAGtgtcacagaaaacaaaagagaagtgCAACTGCTGAACTTCCCCTGCGAGAGCACAGCGATGGagtcagatttatttactgTAAGTCTGACTTACTGCTGCAGAGAAGTGTTTCCTCTGTCTAAGTGTATTTGACGCCTGCTCTGTCCGCAGCATCCTAAGAGAGCAGTGGATCCGGGCCAAATATGAACGGATGGAATTCTCTGGAGAAATCAAATATCCGCCTGTCTCATACACAACAGGTGACTTTTggcagttttttaaaaatcagtatATCTTTTATGATGCAAACATTtctatatgtatatttatatacttGTGTGGATAAGATGGTTCCTCAAACTCAGGCAGATCTGTGCAAGAAAAGCATGTTCTTTGTCCAACAAAAGGAAGAATCTCTGGGGAAGAGAAGAGAACATAGATAAGGACTGTACTCTTTTctttatattaaaaacaaagcatCCACCATGAGCTCAGCACTGAGAAACATtcagcaaagttacagtggagagggagaaactttcagagagctgctgGAGGGAAGGTGGGACCTGTTTGTAGTCTAGCACCTCTGACCGTGCTGCTCTGTTGGATGGACTCCAGGTTTCTTTGAGGGGATACTGTGGAAGAAAGGGAGAGACAACTCGCATTTTCTGAAGAGGAAGTTTATGCTGTCGGAGAGAGAGTTCACCCTGACCTACTACAACAAAGAGAATGTGAGTtacctgcagctctgactctggTTTCTTTTCAACGAAAATAAAACAGGCTGAAGCCATGAAGGTACGACAATGAGTTTGGTTCAAGGACCAGGATGCATGATGTCAACTCTTTTTTTACCAGATAAAAGACATAATCGGCACACTTACAAAGGATGAACAGTTCAGACAGATcaaaatcagctgtttgtttataAACTGACAAAACATATCAGACAAATTATCATATTGATCTGATGAGAGCGCTAGAAAGCAACCAAAGTTAGTACAAGTAATCCTGAGTGGACCACAGCTTGCTCTGAAAGGTAGGAGCGCTCATTCAGGTAGTACCTGTCAGAATGAGCTACTGTACTTTTCTTGTTTGGGGTGGGAGTTGGGGGGGGGCGTGGGGGGTTGTGGCTTTATggttttattgtagagacaggactgTGGATAGTGTTGGAAATTGGGGGTAGAGAGATCGggtaatgacatgcgggaaatgTGCCGTTGGTCCGATTTGAACTCCGCCCTCCCGCTTCAAGGggtacagcctctgtacatggggcccAGGGACTAACCCCTAGGCCACTGGCGCCCCAGCTCATTATTTTCAATGCAGCTTATTTTGTCAGCTGAGCTAGCTTATTGTTTCAAAGGTAGCAATTAATTAAAGGTACAGTAGCTCATTCACTTGTTCAGGTATGGACGCTCATTCTGatgaatgttattttttaaggtAAGGTAGCTATTTATTCAAAGGTTGCTCTTGTGAGTTGAGGACACGCATGCTTATAAAGGTAGGTCATTCTGTCCAGTCAGGTAGGGTCGCTCATCCTGGCTACTCCATCGTCTTAATGTTTCATCTCATTAAACCATTCTGCTTGACCAAAACAGCAGCACACTAACTAAAACCAGTGTTTGTATCTGTTATTCTAATCTGAGGTGTAATTGTGATACAGGAGTCCAAAGGCCCCAAAGCTGTGATCTCCATCAAGGATCTGAACGCCATCTTCCAACCAGAGAAAATCGGTCATCCTAACGGGCTGCAGATTACCTACCAAGAGGACGGTCGCACCAGGAACCTCTACGTCTACCACGAGAGTCCTGAGGTGGGACTGCACCACCAAACGTTCTGATTGTCATACCCGTCTTTGGAATCGTGTCAGAAGTtcatcatctcttcttctcctctagGAAATAGTGTCATGGTACA
This Labrus bergylta chromosome 16, fLabBer1.1, whole genome shotgun sequence DNA region includes the following protein-coding sequences:
- the adap2 gene encoding arf-GAP with dual PH domain-containing protein 2, translating into MANRERNQRILLELVKQPGNSRCADCGAPDPEWASYKLGVFVCLNCSGIHRNLSSRVKSLKLDFWEDELVEFMKSNGNDRVRPLYEKAVPAYYYRPQENDSAILREQWIRAKYERMEFSGEIKYPPVSYTTGFFEGILWKKGRDNSHFLKRKFMLSEREFTLTYYNKENESKGPKAVISIKDLNAIFQPEKIGHPNGLQITYQEDGRTRNLYVYHESPEEIVSWYNAIRSARYAYLKTAYPTGSDEELIPKITRKYLKEGYMEKTGPQQTEPFKKRWFILDSEKRKLFYYKGLLDAEELGVIFIGTESKGYSVKECVPKHARGNKWKHGVLLETPERQFVFMCEQEREQREWINALRQVLLRPMSPQDYTLEANSRYKR